In Pseudomonas sp. FP1742, the DNA window GTGTGGTCAGTGTCGAAGAGTCCAAGACCACCGAAACAGTGGTCGAGGTCATGGAAGGGATGCGCCTGGACCGTGGTTATGTCTCGCCCTACTTCGTGACCGATACCGAGAAGATGCAGGCCGAACTCGACGATGCCTACCTGCTGCTCTGTGACCATAAGATCGGCGTGCTCAAAGACCTGCTGCCATTGCTGGAACTGATTGCCAAAAGTGGCCAACCACTGGTCCTGATCGCCGACGACATAGAGGGTGAAGCGTTGACCACTTTGGTGGTCAACCAGATTCGGGGAGTATTGCGCGCGGTGGCGATCAAGGCGCCGGGCTTCGGTGATCGACGCAAGGAAATGCTTCAGGACATTGCCGTTCTGACCGGCGCAACCGTGATCTCCAATGAGCTGGGGATCAACCTCGAACAGGTGGAATTGAGCCAGTTGGGCCGGGCTCATCGAGTCGTGGTGCAAAAAGACAGCACGGCGCTGATTGGCGGCGCGGGTAAACGCGAAGCTATCGAGGCGCGCCTGCAACAGATCCGCGTGCAAATGGACAACACCACCAGCGATTACGACCGGGAAAAACTTCAGGAACGCCTGGCCAGACTGTCTGGCGGCGTGGCGGTGATCCGCGTCGGCGCGCCGTCCGAAGCTGAAATGAAAGCGCGCAAGGATGCACTCGACGATGCGATTTCCGCGACCCGGGCGGCGATCGCCGAAGGCATTGTTCCGGGGGGCGGTCTGGCCCTGCTCAAAGCCGTGCCGATGATTGCAGCCGAAGAAGCCAACCATGAGGGCGATGTCAAAACCGGCCTGCAGATTCTGCGCCGGGCTCTGGAAGCACCGGCCCGGTTCATTGCTGAAAACTCGGCAGTGGATGCCGGCGTGGTCATTGCCCGCATGCTCGCCGAACCGGGCAACGTGGGCTTCGATGCGGCGGCCAATTGTTATGTGGACATGTACGAAGCCGGCATCATCGACCCGACCAAAGTGGTACGCATTGCCCTGGAAAATGCCGTGTCGGTCGCCAGTGTCCTGCTGCTCACCGAGGCGACCATGACGGATATTCCAGAAAAAGAATCGCCTGCCCAGCCACCGTTTCCTGAATGACCGGCACAAGGCGAGGTGATCTGTGCACATCATCCGGCGCCCTGCGCGAGGGAGAAGCTGAAGCAGGCTATCTTTATTAAATGGGTTGGCCGCGGGCTTACCGATATGCGTTCCCACTCTGAGCCAAGGCCATGAAAAAGAACGACCAGTGGAACCTGTCCTACTTGGCGATCGCTTTTATCGTCATGGGCCTCATGCAGGTCTTCTTTGTCGAGCGCCAGGCCGTGCAGCCCCTGCCCTACAGCCAGTTCATGCAATTGTTGAACGAGCAAAAAGTCAGTGACTTGCAGATCGACAAGGACCGGATCAGCGGCAAATTGGTGGAGCCCATCGACGGACGCGACCGGTTCTCTACCGTGCGCGTCGATCCGTCGCTGGCGACCGAACTGTCGCAATCGGGCGTCGGTTTTACCGGAGTCAACGAAAACACCTTTATGAACAGCCTGTTGGGCTGGTTGTTGCCGTTCATAATGATCATGGTGTTCTGGCATTTCCTGTTTCGCGGGATGGCGGACAAACAAGGCCTTGGCGGGTTGATGAATGTCGGCAAGTCGCGGGCCAGGATCTTTGTCGAACGCGATACCGGGGTGACCTTCGCCGATGTCGCGGGCATCGACGAAGCCAAGGCCGAACTGGTGGAAATCGTCTCGTTTCTCAAGGACAAGGCCCGATACGCACGTCTGGGCGCGCACATTCCCAAGGGCACCTTGCTGGTGGGCCCGCCAGGCACCGGCAAGACCCTGGTGGCCAAAGCCATCGCCGGTGAAGCCGGTGTGCCGTTTTTCTCGATTTCGGGGTCCGAATTTGTCGAAATGTTCGTCGGGGTCGGTGCGGCCCGGGTCCGTGACCTGTTCGAACAGGCACGCCAGGCGTCGCCCTGCATTATCTTCATCGATGAACTCGACGCGCTGGGCAAGATGCGCGGCGTCGGCGTGTTAGGCGGCAATGACGAAAAAGAACAGACCCTCAACCAGTTACTGGCTGAACTGGACGGCTTCGACCCCCGCGAAGGCGTGGTATTGCTGGCCGCGACCAACCGGCCGGAGGTCCTCGATCCGGCGCTGTTGCGGGCCGGGCGCTTCGACCGGCAGATTCTGATCGACCGTCCCGATCGCAGAGGCCGGGAAGCGATTCTCAAGGTTCACCTCAAGAAAATCACCGTGGAGCCAGGGCTCGATGGCGCACGTATCGCCGAAATCACCACCGGTTTCACCGGCGCCGACCTGGCCAACTTGGTGAACGAAGCGGCCATCGTCGCCACCCGCCGCGGCGCCGATGCCGTCAACCTGAATGACTTCACGGCCGCGGTAGAACGCCTTATCGCGGGGCTTGAACGCAAGAGCAACCTGCTCGATCCCGACGAGCGCCGGGTGGTGGCCTATCACGAGATGGGGCATGCCCTGGCCGCCAGCAGCCTGCCGGCCATGGACCCGGTGCATAAAGTCTCGATCGTGCCCCGGGCCATCGGCTCGCTGGGCTATACCTTGCAGCGACCGACCGAGGATCACTTCCTGATCAGTTGCCAGACGCTCAAGGACCGGATTGTGGTGCTGATGGCCGGGCGCGCCGCCGAGGACCTTGTCTACGGCCAGATCTCCACCGGGGCCGCCGACGATCTGGGTCGCGCGACCGATATCGCCCGGCAACTGATCACCCGCTTCGGCATGAGCCCCGAACTCGGCCAGTCGGTGCTGGAGAAGCAAACCCCAACGTACCTGGGAGATCGCATGGCCACGATGGGCGAAAAGGATTATTCGGAACAGACCGCCCGGGAAATCGACCTGGGTATTCGCGCCCTGCTCGATGAAGCCTACCAACGGGCCAAGGCGCTGCTCCAGAGTCGTCGGGCCGACCTGGACGAGGGGGCCCGCCTGTTGCTGGAAAAGGAAACCCTCACGCCCGAGGAGTTCCCGCCACTGATGCCGTTCAAGCCCACCCCGGCATTGCCAGCACCGTGATGCACCGATCAATAGTCCGCAGACTGCCCCCTGCCCCCATCGCTGAAGGCTCATCATGTTCACAGTCACGCTGATCAACACGTTGGTGGTGATCGTCACGGTGGTGATCCATTACGAATGCCTGCTGCGCCTGAACGATTGGCTGCCCCGGCTCAAACTCTGGAGCCGCTTTCGGATCGTCGTCGGAGTATTCGGCGCGATGGTGGCTCACGCGGTAGAAGTGTGGTGTTTCGCGCTGGTCTATTACCTGCTGATCCGCTCCGGTGAATGGGGCAGCCTGAGCGGCAATTTCGATGGTTCGTTCATGGACTGCGTGTACTTTTCCTTCACCACGTTCACCACCATCGGTTTCGGCGATATTTCACCCATGGGGAACCTCAAGTACCTGACCGGACTGGAGGCACTGACAGGGCTGGTGCTGATTTCCTGGACCGCCTCGTTCCTGTTTCTGGAGATGCAGAAGTACTGGAAGAGCAAATAGCCCCCGGCGCCGTCCATCAGCCCTGATTGCCCGGCGCCGGCGTCCATTGCCACTGCATCACTTCGGGCATGTCCTGCCCGTGTTCGATGAGGTAGAGCTTGTGTTTCTCCATCGTCGCCCAGTAACGCGACCGGGCGGTCTGGAGTTGATCGTGCAGCCGGGGCACGCGCTCGATGACATCCAGGGCCAACTGATACCGATCCAGGTTATTGAGCACCGCCATGTCGAACGGCGTGGTGGTCGCCCCCTCGTCCTTGAACCCACGAACATGGAAGTTTTCATGATTGGTGCGTTTGTACAGCAGCCGGTGGATCAGCGCGGGGTAGCCGTGGAACGCAAAGATCACCGGCCGGTCGACGGTAAACAGTTCATCGAAGGCACTGTCGGGCAAACCGTGGGGATGGTGGTACGACGGCTGCAGGACCATCAGGTCGACGACATTGATCACCCGCACCCGCAAATCCGGCACGTATTCGCGCAGCAAAGTGACCGCCGCCAAGGTTTCCAGGGTCGGAACGTCGCCGGCACAGGCCATCACCACGTCCGGATCGCTGTCATCGCGGCAGGCCCAGTCCCAGCGTCCGATGCCGACCTGGCAATGACGAATGGCGGCATCGATGTCCAGCCACTGCCATTCCGGCTGCTTGCCGGCCACGATCACGTTGATGTAGTTGCGGCTCCTGAGGCAGTGATCGGCCACCGACAGCAGGCAATTGGCGTCGGGCGGCAGGTAGATCCGCACCACGTCCGCCGTTTTGTTCGCCACCAGATCGATGAAGCCCGGGTCCTGATGGGAGAAGCCGTTGTGATCCTGGCGCCAGACATGGGAGGTGAGCACATAGTTGAGCGAGGCCACGGGTTTGCGCCACGGCACTTCGGCGGCGGTTTTCAGCCATTTGGCATGCTGGTTGAACATCGAGTCGACGATGTGGATGAACGCCTCGTAACAGGAAAACACCCCATGTCGGCCGGTCAGCAAGTAACCTTCGAGCCAGCCTTCGCATACCTGTTCGCTCAGAATCTCCATCACCCGGCCATCGGTCGACAGATTGACGTCATCAGGCCCCAGCGGCTCCATCCACGCCTTGGCACTGACTTCGTACATTGCATCCAGCCGGTTCGAGGCGGTTTCGTCCGGGCCGAAGAGGCGAAAATTGCTCGACGTCAGATTGCATTTCATCACGTCGCGCAAAAACCGGCCCAGCACCCGCGTGGCCTCTGCCCGCAGGGCACCGGGCGCTTCGACGTTCACCGCATACTGGGTGAACCGTGGCAGATCCAGCGCGCGCAACAGCAGCCCACCGTTGGCATGGGGGTTGGCGCTCATTCGCCGATGGCCGGTCGGCGCCAACGCCGCGATCTCGGGCAAAAGGGTGCCATTGGCGTCAAACAATTCATCAGGGCGGTAGCTGCGGAGCCATTCCTCCAGTTGCCGCAGATGCTGCGGCTGCTGGAAGTCGGCCAAGGGCACTTGATGCGCCCGCCAAGTGCCTTCGACCCGCTGGCCATCGACGAATGTCGGCCCCGTCCAGCCCTTGGGCGTGCGCAAGATCAGCATCGGCCACAGGGGCCGCTCCAGCGTCCGGGACGACGATCGTTGACGCGCGCCCCGCTGAATGTCGCGAATCTCCTGCACGATGGTGTCCAGCGTTCTGGCCAGGGTTTGATGAACCTCGGCCGGGTCATCGCCTTCGACGAAATACGGATCGTAGCCATAGCCGTACATCAACGCCGACAACTCCTCCTCGCTGATGCTGGAGAGCACCGTCGGGTTGGCGATTTTGTACCCGTTCAAATGCAGAATCGGCAGGACCGCCCCGTCACGCGCCGGGTTGAGGAACTTGTTGGAGTGCCAACTGGCCGCCAGCGCCCCGGTTTCCGCCTCGCCGTCGCCAATCACACACGCCACGATCAGGTCCGGATTGTCGAACGCGGCGCCATAGGCATGGGCCAGGCTGTAACCCAGCTCGCCTCCTTCATGGATCGACCCCGGAATCTGCGCCGACACATGGCTGGAAATGCCATAAGGCCAGGAAAACTGCCGAAACAGTCGGGCCAGACCGTTGGTATTGCGCCCCACCGACGGGTTGAATTCGGTGTACGTGCCTTCCAGGTAGGTCTGCGCGACGATGGCCGGCCCGCCATGCCCGGGGCCGGCGATAAAGATCATGTTCAGGTCATAGGCCGTGATCAGGCGATTGAGGTGCGTATAGATCAGGTTCAACCCCGGCGTCGTGCCCCAGTGCCCCAGTAACCGTGGCTTTACATCCGCCAGCGTCAGCGGCACCTTCATCAGCGGATTGTCCTTGAGGTAAATCTGCCCGACCGCCAGGTAATTGGACGCCCGCCAGTAGGCATCCAGCCCTTCCAGTTGCTCGGCACTCAGAAAATCGCTCATGACGTCCTCCGCCAGGGCCTGGGGTAAACCGCAAGACATGCGTCGATTCTGGGTGTCTGCACGGCCTAAGACTTGATTTACATCAAGTCTTAGGCCGTCTATCCCGGCTCAACAGGAACAAGCTTTTCCCCGTTCATCGACTCTATCTGTAAACGCCCGATTGAAACGGGGATCCGAACTATGCTCTAAGCTCCTGTGAGGGGGACTTTTTGCGATGCCTGAAACTCGGCCGTATCAACATCATTATTTGAAAGCCGCGTGTGCCAATTGCAGCGTTCTGGAGTTGTGTCTGCCGATTGGCTTGACCAGCAACGAAGTCGAACGGCTGGACACCCTGATCATTCAGCGCGTAAAGGTTAAAAAAGGCGCAGCCCTGTACCGGGCCGGCGATCCGTTGCGCTCGCTCTACGCGGTGCGGATCGGTTCATTCAAGACCAGCATGCTGTCTGTCGACGGTCGCGAGCAGGTCACCGGTTTTCAGATTCCCGGCGAGATGCTGGGTCTGGACGCCATCAGCGACGATCATCACACCTGCAGTGCCTTTGCTCTGGAGGACAGCGAAGTCTGCCCCTTCAACTTCACCCAACTGGAGAAGCTCGCTCTGGAGCTGCCCTCGCTGCAGCACAACATGAACAAGATCCTGAGCCGGGAAATCGTCCGTGAGCACAACCTGCTGATGATGATGGGCAACATGAACTCCGATGAACGCCTGGCCGCCTTCCTGCTGAACCTGTCGCAACGGCTGAGTATTCGGGGTTACTCGTCCCGAGACTTTGTGCTGAAGATGCGTCGCGAAGAGATCGGCTCGTATCTGGGCCTGCGTCTGGAAACCATCTGTCGGGGCATCGCTCATCTGCGGGACTCGGAACTGGTCGAGATTTCCGGGCGTAACGTCAAGGTGCTGGATCTGGACGGGCTCAAGCAACTGGTCGCCGGCTGCCACCGGGAGTCCCCCCTCTGACGCCTGCGGTGCATCGGCTTTTGGAGAATCGTCATGCGCGCCATGGTTCTGCATGCCCCCGGCCAGCCGCTGCAACGGGAAGAACGTCCCGTGCCGCAGCCCGGCGCGCAGCAACTGTTGATCAAGGTGTTGGCCTGTGGCGTGTGCCGCACTGACCTGCACTTGGTGGACGGTGAATTGCCGCAAGCTGTGTTGCCGCGGGTGCCGGGCCATGAAATTGTCGGTGAAGTGACCGCGGTGGGCGCCGATGTCGCGCCCGACTGGGTCGGCAAGCGTGTCGGCGTTCCCTGGCTCGGCTGGACCTGCGGTGAGTGCACATTCTGTCGCACGGGCCGGGAAAACCTCTGCGACCGGGCACAGTTCACCGGCTGTCATCGGGATGGCGGTTATGCCGACTACACGGTTGCCGATGCCCACTTCTGTTTCCCCCTCCCGGACACGCTTTCGGCCACCGAAGCCGCTCCGCTGCTGTGTGCCGGGCTGATCGGCTTTCGTGCCTTGCAAATGGCCAAAGGCGCACGCCATCTGGGCCTCTATGGCTTCGGCGCGGCGGCGCATCTGGCGATTCAGGTGGCGCGGGGCCGGGGACAGCAGGTGTATGCCTTCACCCGCCCGGATGACCACGAGGGCCAGGCTTATGCCAGGACGCTGGGCGCCGTGTGGGCAGGTCCCTCGGATCAGCCGCCGCCGCACCCGCTCGACGCCAGCCTGATCTTCGCCCCCGTCGGAGCACTGGTGCCATTGGCGCTGGAAGCCAGCGTCAAGGGCGGCTGCGTGATTTGCGCCGGCATCCACATGAGCGACATCCCCAGCTTCCCCTATCGACTGTTATGGGGCGAACGCAGCGTCCGCTCGGTGGCGAACCTGACCCGCGAAGACGGCACCGCGTTTTTTGCCGAGCTGCGCCATACGCCCGTGCACAGCGATGTCACCTGTTTTGCCCTGGAGGATGCCAATCAGGCGCTGGCGAGCCTCAGAGCCGGTCAGGTCAAAGGGGCGATCGTGCTCGTCCCCTGACGCCCGATCCAGCCATTCGGTGTTTTTTCCGGCGCTATCCGCCAATACCGCTAGGCTTACGGATAATGTGGCCAATCATTCGCCATTTTGCAGGGAGCGCAAAAATGGAATTAATGAACCGTTGGCAGCCTCTCTCCCTCAGAACGGCCTGTATGAGGGAGGAATGCCGTCATGAAAATGTCTAATCATTACAAATGGTCTGCCTTGGCCGCCATTGCGCTGACCCTCTTCAGCGTATTGATATTTTTGCTGATCAAATCCTACTCATACGAGACATCGACCTACTTCGAGTCGCGGGACTTCGTGCGTCAACTCAAGCAATACGATGCCAACTGGAACGTGAAGATTCTGCGGGCCAAAATCGGCATGAACAACAACCTGCTGCTCCTGGCGCCTCCAGAAGCGGAAGAACGCTGGGCACAGCTCGATAGCCTCAATGCGGTCGGTCCCCTCGCCCCCCTTTGGCAAACCCGACGCCAGGGTTATCTGGATGCGGTAGAAAACAAAACCCGATTGGTCGAGCAATTCAAACAGCACAACACGGCTTTGCGAACTTCGCTGGATGCCCTGCCTGAGCTGGAAGATCGCATTCAGTCGCTGCGGGAAGATTTCAACGACAAACAACCATTGGAGCATGCTTCAGCGGCATCACTGGTGTTCGATCTGACGTTGGACACCCTTGAATACGCCCTCTATGTATCCAATGAAAGGGCCGAGGAAATCTCCGGACATGTGCAAGGCCTGAGTGAATACATCAATCAACTGCCGCCTGAACGGCACCCGCCTTTCACTGCCTTTATAGACGCTGTAAATACCATTGTTCGAGAGCAGCCCCTGGTCAATGACCTGGTTGATCGCATTAGTGTCATACCTGTCGCCCAGCAACTGGACAGCATCAACGAGCTATTAAACGAAACACAACGGCGCACAGGCGCGACAGACCGCCAGTATCACCTTTACCTGGGGATATGCGCCGGCATCATGGCGCTGCTGTTGTTGTACCTGGCCGTCCGCCTGATTCGCAGTTATGCGCTGATCAACAAGATGAACAACGCGTTGCAGACAGCCAACGAGCGGCTGGAACAACGTGTCGAGGAACGCACCCGCGAACTGCTGGAAGCCGAACGCGAACTGGTCGATGCCGCGCGGATGGCCGGCATGGCGGAGATCGCGACCAATGTGCTGCACAACGTCGGCAATGTGCTGAACAGCGTTAACGTGTCCGCGGATTTGATCACCCGTAAATTGTCGACCAGCAAAACCCTCGGCCTGGGTAAAGCGGTAAAAATGATGAACGAGCATGCCCAAGACCTGGGGCAGTTCATGACGCACGATGAAAAAGGCAAACTGCTGCCTCTTTACTTCAATCAACTGGTCGATTCCATTGCAATCGAGCAATCGAGCATCGTTGACGAACTGGCGCAACTCACCAAAAGCATCGATCACATCAAGGACATCGTCGCCACCCAACAGGCCTATGCCGGCGCCGCCCGGCTGGTCGAGCCGTTGAATGTCGTCGATCTGTTCGAAGATGCATTACGCATGAATTCCGGCGCCTTGAATCGGCACCATGTCACGGTCACCAAAGACTACCAGGCCACGCCGACCATCATCGGCGACAAACACCGACTGCTGCTGATCCTGATCAACCTGATCAGCAACGCCAAATATGCGCTGTCCAAGGTCAGCGATCACGAGCGCCGCATGACGCTGGGCGTGCGGATCATCGACAACAAAACGCTGTGCTTCAGCGTCAAGGACGAGGGCGAAGGCATCGCTGCCGAAAACATGACCCGCATCTTCAATCACGGCTTCACCACACGCAAGGAAGGTCATGGGTTCGGCCTGCACAGCTGCGCGCTCGCGGCGGTAGAAATGAACGGCCACCTTCGCGTCCATAGCGACGGGCCCGGCCGGGGAGCCCTTTTTACCCTGGAG includes these proteins:
- a CDS encoding phosphoketolase yields the protein MSDFLSAEQLEGLDAYWRASNYLAVGQIYLKDNPLMKVPLTLADVKPRLLGHWGTTPGLNLIYTHLNRLITAYDLNMIFIAGPGHGGPAIVAQTYLEGTYTEFNPSVGRNTNGLARLFRQFSWPYGISSHVSAQIPGSIHEGGELGYSLAHAYGAAFDNPDLIVACVIGDGEAETGALAASWHSNKFLNPARDGAVLPILHLNGYKIANPTVLSSISEEELSALMYGYGYDPYFVEGDDPAEVHQTLARTLDTIVQEIRDIQRGARQRSSSRTLERPLWPMLILRTPKGWTGPTFVDGQRVEGTWRAHQVPLADFQQPQHLRQLEEWLRSYRPDELFDANGTLLPEIAALAPTGHRRMSANPHANGGLLLRALDLPRFTQYAVNVEAPGALRAEATRVLGRFLRDVMKCNLTSSNFRLFGPDETASNRLDAMYEVSAKAWMEPLGPDDVNLSTDGRVMEILSEQVCEGWLEGYLLTGRHGVFSCYEAFIHIVDSMFNQHAKWLKTAAEVPWRKPVASLNYVLTSHVWRQDHNGFSHQDPGFIDLVANKTADVVRIYLPPDANCLLSVADHCLRSRNYINVIVAGKQPEWQWLDIDAAIRHCQVGIGRWDWACRDDSDPDVVMACAGDVPTLETLAAVTLLREYVPDLRVRVINVVDLMVLQPSYHHPHGLPDSAFDELFTVDRPVIFAFHGYPALIHRLLYKRTNHENFHVRGFKDEGATTTPFDMAVLNNLDRYQLALDVIERVPRLHDQLQTARSRYWATMEKHKLYLIEHGQDMPEVMQWQWTPAPGNQG
- a CDS encoding zinc-dependent alcohol dehydrogenase family protein produces the protein MRAMVLHAPGQPLQREERPVPQPGAQQLLIKVLACGVCRTDLHLVDGELPQAVLPRVPGHEIVGEVTAVGADVAPDWVGKRVGVPWLGWTCGECTFCRTGRENLCDRAQFTGCHRDGGYADYTVADAHFCFPLPDTLSATEAAPLLCAGLIGFRALQMAKGARHLGLYGFGAAAHLAIQVARGRGQQVYAFTRPDDHEGQAYARTLGAVWAGPSDQPPPHPLDASLIFAPVGALVPLALEASVKGGCVICAGIHMSDIPSFPYRLLWGERSVRSVANLTREDGTAFFAELRHTPVHSDVTCFALEDANQALASLRAGQVKGAIVLVP
- the ftsH gene encoding ATP-dependent zinc metalloprotease FtsH produces the protein MKKNDQWNLSYLAIAFIVMGLMQVFFVERQAVQPLPYSQFMQLLNEQKVSDLQIDKDRISGKLVEPIDGRDRFSTVRVDPSLATELSQSGVGFTGVNENTFMNSLLGWLLPFIMIMVFWHFLFRGMADKQGLGGLMNVGKSRARIFVERDTGVTFADVAGIDEAKAELVEIVSFLKDKARYARLGAHIPKGTLLVGPPGTGKTLVAKAIAGEAGVPFFSISGSEFVEMFVGVGAARVRDLFEQARQASPCIIFIDELDALGKMRGVGVLGGNDEKEQTLNQLLAELDGFDPREGVVLLAATNRPEVLDPALLRAGRFDRQILIDRPDRRGREAILKVHLKKITVEPGLDGARIAEITTGFTGADLANLVNEAAIVATRRGADAVNLNDFTAAVERLIAGLERKSNLLDPDERRVVAYHEMGHALAASSLPAMDPVHKVSIVPRAIGSLGYTLQRPTEDHFLISCQTLKDRIVVLMAGRAAEDLVYGQISTGAADDLGRATDIARQLITRFGMSPELGQSVLEKQTPTYLGDRMATMGEKDYSEQTAREIDLGIRALLDEAYQRAKALLQSRRADLDEGARLLLEKETLTPEEFPPLMPFKPTPALPAP
- a CDS encoding potassium channel family protein codes for the protein MFTVTLINTLVVIVTVVIHYECLLRLNDWLPRLKLWSRFRIVVGVFGAMVAHAVEVWCFALVYYLLIRSGEWGSLSGNFDGSFMDCVYFSFTTFTTIGFGDISPMGNLKYLTGLEALTGLVLISWTASFLFLEMQKYWKSK
- the groL gene encoding chaperonin GroEL (60 kDa chaperone family; promotes refolding of misfolded polypeptides especially under stressful conditions; forms two stacked rings of heptamers to form a barrel-shaped 14mer; ends can be capped by GroES; misfolded proteins enter the barrel where they are refolded when GroES binds), with product MAHTKILFRAAAREKILSGATQLADAVRVTLGPKSKSVLIQSKWGNPTVCNDGVTIAKRIDLLDPEENLGAQMLRQAAERTGEAVGDGTSTSTVLAHAILADGIRNVVAGASAIDLKRGMDRGLSLVMQSLLAQSRPVSTPKEKAQVATLSAHNDAVIGQLVADALEKVGIEGVVSVEESKTTETVVEVMEGMRLDRGYVSPYFVTDTEKMQAELDDAYLLLCDHKIGVLKDLLPLLELIAKSGQPLVLIADDIEGEALTTLVVNQIRGVLRAVAIKAPGFGDRRKEMLQDIAVLTGATVISNELGINLEQVELSQLGRAHRVVVQKDSTALIGGAGKREAIEARLQQIRVQMDNTTSDYDREKLQERLARLSGGVAVIRVGAPSEAEMKARKDALDDAISATRAAIAEGIVPGGGLALLKAVPMIAAEEANHEGDVKTGLQILRRALEAPARFIAENSAVDAGVVIARMLAEPGNVGFDAAANCYVDMYEAGIIDPTKVVRIALENAVSVASVLLLTEATMTDIPEKESPAQPPFPE
- a CDS encoding cyclic nucleotide-binding domain-containing protein; amino-acid sequence: MPETRPYQHHYLKAACANCSVLELCLPIGLTSNEVERLDTLIIQRVKVKKGAALYRAGDPLRSLYAVRIGSFKTSMLSVDGREQVTGFQIPGEMLGLDAISDDHHTCSAFALEDSEVCPFNFTQLEKLALELPSLQHNMNKILSREIVREHNLLMMMGNMNSDERLAAFLLNLSQRLSIRGYSSRDFVLKMRREEIGSYLGLRLETICRGIAHLRDSELVEISGRNVKVLDLDGLKQLVAGCHRESPL
- a CDS encoding DAHL domain-containing protein: MKMSNHYKWSALAAIALTLFSVLIFLLIKSYSYETSTYFESRDFVRQLKQYDANWNVKILRAKIGMNNNLLLLAPPEAEERWAQLDSLNAVGPLAPLWQTRRQGYLDAVENKTRLVEQFKQHNTALRTSLDALPELEDRIQSLREDFNDKQPLEHASAASLVFDLTLDTLEYALYVSNERAEEISGHVQGLSEYINQLPPERHPPFTAFIDAVNTIVREQPLVNDLVDRISVIPVAQQLDSINELLNETQRRTGATDRQYHLYLGICAGIMALLLLYLAVRLIRSYALINKMNNALQTANERLEQRVEERTRELLEAERELVDAARMAGMAEIATNVLHNVGNVLNSVNVSADLITRKLSTSKTLGLGKAVKMMNEHAQDLGQFMTHDEKGKLLPLYFNQLVDSIAIEQSSIVDELAQLTKSIDHIKDIVATQQAYAGAARLVEPLNVVDLFEDALRMNSGALNRHHVTVTKDYQATPTIIGDKHRLLLILINLISNAKYALSKVSDHERRMTLGVRIIDNKTLCFSVKDEGEGIAAENMTRIFNHGFTTRKEGHGFGLHSCALAAVEMNGHLRVHSDGPGRGALFTLEIPLETVQVLPAAVMPVG